GGACCATTGAAAGTATATTGATTAGTTACATTTTGATTTTCTATAGCATTAACAGTAACATCAGTATTATTCTCTCCAACATTGATTTCAACTGGCTTTTTTTGCTTTTTAAGAGAGAATACCAGCTTAAGAAATTCAAAAGTTTCTTTGGTTAACTCCCATATTTCGCCAGGAGTCAATGCCATTAGAAAAGGAAGTACAATCTGTTTTGAGGTTTCAATTACCTGTAACTCAAATTCACCTATAAAAGAACCTTGTTTTATTTCTCTTGAAATTATCCTGAGTTTTGCCCTATCATTTTTTGTCATCCTTTGCTGTCCCGATAAAGCGAGATATGAACTTTCAATCAAATGCTGAAATTCTTGTAAACCAATATTAAGTTCGTAAATTGACAATCCATTCTCAAAAGCCTGGCCTTCTAATACATATCTAATAATTTTTGTTTCCAAGCTATCACCCCAATTATTTAACTACAGATAGATGTCGCCTAACGTCT
The DNA window shown above is from Capillibacterium thermochitinicola and carries:
- a CDS encoding Crp/Fnr family transcriptional regulator; translated protein: METKIIRYVLEGQAFENGLSIYELNIGLQEFQHLIESSYLALSGQQRMTKNDRAKLRIISREIKQGSFIGEFELQVIETSKQIVLPFLMALTPGEIWELTKETFEFLKLVFSLKKQKKPVEINVGENNTDVTVNAIENQNVTNQYTFNGPVYICGEQSLPYYKNLTKLIENGDVEKIVVESDNEIAVNLGVDDKELFVLPESKEELPITLKAEIYRFDKYKNVGKLRVYPLQRIPEGDYTFSVDDKQEIEKFIYCMIQNVIKVKVIAEYTEDPFVGRKISNLKLLDIA